From the Asterias amurensis chromosome 1, ASM3211899v1 genome, the window AAGTGTGTTTTGTATTTCATTATCCATTAtactaaaaattaataaatgctaataatttttaTGGATGTTAGAATTTTGTTCAAATCAGGCTTCTTCTATCTAAAGTTCTAATCTAAAATTCGCTTTGCAAGAACGGGATAAAAGCAATTGCTCAACAGCCATGCAATTGGTACATTTGCTAGTTCGCACCAAGATGAATGAGTTCCAAATTTCAATTCTATTCAATATATAATACGACTTGAttttacaaccccccccccccccccaatgtgtCCAGATCTCGCCCACCTAAAAACGTAATCTTGTTGACAAAGTAGTGCAGACGGTCTGtgtgtcacaagagggcgcacttgcgtttatttaatatttcaacAGCAGTTTTCTACCTCTAGCTAGCACTCTAGACAAACATGAACTTGATTGACTACTCTTTTGTTCCCATTAATAAATCAGTATTTGTGTTACACCTAAATTAATCTATGCGTAAGCTTCGCACCATGCCTACGTTTACACCTCTCACTatatgccctctcgaccaactagaatggataaactgtccagGGTATTAATACGGGACAAAATAATGTGGTTGGCTGGTATTAAACACTCTTGTTTAATACCAGTTGCAGTCTGGATGCGATAATTACCCGAGCCAGAGGCAAGGGGAATTATCAGCATCAAGACTGCAACTGGTTTTAAACAGAGTGTTAAATACCGGCCAAGCacatttttattcccattcataaatacctttatggtaaaaaaacaattgtttcaatgatttctttccaCAAAAcaaccctccagctatgaaatggtacgGCCCTCTGGTgaaaactccttataaggagattggcATGTGCGTCGCGCATATCGTGTGATGTGGCCCAGGTGTtccagccattgctctcgaccaatagcaatgaataaactgtcttataagcacaggtgcaagcttgcgtgtctcgcccatgtttaaacactttttactggtgttaaatcatccgtttaaacaccctacgtgatgccctctcgaccaatcagaatgccataaactgtcttaggtatttatgaatgaatattACATATCCATCCAAAGCATTCAGGATATGTTCCATAATAATCACCATCTTATGATCGAATCAATTTGCCATGAATTGTTCTCTGTGTAACCATAAAAATGTATAATACATAAATATCACAATGTTGCACATAATAATAAATCAGAACAGGGATTTTTAttagagatttaaaaaaaaaaaaacatttttattcaattcttttttttacacaaattatTAAACATCTGATAATCTGGACTCAAATTCATGAGACTTCTTGCTGCGGAATTCTGCACAAACAGCCCATAGATTCAAGTGCTGTATGGGGTACTGTAAACCCCAGAATTCTTTGGCAAGCAGTGTTTATGAGATTGAGTCTTGTTCACATATTATAAGGGTAGGGCAGGAGCAGTTCGTTCActgctaaaaaaatatttatttatgttcGCAAAAAGTCCAACAGCTGCATTgagtttatgttttgttttagctGATTATATcagaaagatttttaaaaaaataatgcagcaaaatttacttcaaaatttcaaatacaCATTTCTGTGCGACGAAACAATCATAAGAAATCTATTTTTCTTCCTCCCATCTCttattaaaaagaaatcaatttAATGTCATACTAATGGTGAACTTGTTTTGaatataaaacacaaacaaacaaacaaacaaacaaacaaacaaacaaacaaacaaacaaacaaacaaacaacaaacaaacttgtCAAAACTGTCTTCTTTTACACAAATGCATTTCAAACAAACGATTCCAGttacatttgttttatacaacttGTTTTTACCCCTACACTGAAGAGTactaagcactgtttactccgTACTTTCCCCAAGTTCCACACAAAATCTAAAGGCAAATGTTACATTGTACCCTCTCTTCAATTGAGTTAGAAATCAACTACaaacatactgatcgaaaacataccgagttgaaaccaaaggttcttttcagaaccaccccaactcatttagagatagtcattacatggtgttactgcaaacttttctatatcgtatttccaccatgcaaagtttcaaatcctacttacaaaGGCTTAATTTCCAGTAACTCTAAATAAATTTTACACAATGGGTTACATGTGTAATCCCAAAAAGACAATACAGGTATTTAAAAGTCATGATAAGTAATAAATGTGTACTAAattatttctaaaataaaatagtaCAATAAAATAATCATACTTTTCTTTCCTACCCCGTAACTACAAagttttcaacaacaacaaaagagcagaaaaaaagaaaaaagataaaaaacaaaataggtTTGCACAGCAATACTTCACTTTGTATATAATAAGTCAGTGTATACTTTCATGTTGGCTCTTATAAGTTTTATACAATTTATACAACTTTTACATTCCCCCAAAAACTGGAATGTTTCACTTTACAGTGGGTCAATAAACCATTTGCAAGTTAGTTGAATAAATGTTTAGTAcaatgacctgggcccaatttcatggctctgcttaccgccgaattctgcgcttacaatcacgattccccgcttacgtgcgagcgccgaatttctgcgttagccttgtaagcgtagaatgcctagtaacgtagagtacgcatgcgcagaagccaaaatttgctgctaacccgtgaaatcaACTTAccttaagcacagaattccctgcttccgtaagcaccaattctgtgcttacggtaagcagagccacgaaattgggccctgcttagtTACAAGTTACTGCATATATTGAGATTCCTCAGACTAAAGAGACAGTTGATATGTCAAAGGGTTCGGGGCAAACTTTTGTAAAGCAACCTCccgatgagcaaaccctggtaccactgtcccatacacattcattcaaactTCTGTGTTGGTGTTCGCTGTCTCTGATGTAACTACccaaaagcttgccctgaatCATGCATCAAAGTAAATGTCTCGAATCTGATGAGGAATTCACATTTAAGCGATAACTTGTGACTAAAGCCGTGTTCGCACTTGGTTAATATTTTCCCACCGTCTGCACTTGGATTTATTTGCCTCGGGTAAACTCACCGAGACCGTGGGTAAACCAACCGAGCTGGCCCCCTGCGTAACAATGAATAGTTTGAAAATCTTATTCTTCCAggacaaaacatgtcagcttcttcgggtCACGGGCGGATGGGAGATTGAACCAAGTCATCGCGTCCGCATTGAACTTTCTGGCTgggttaaactgacctggtcaatcttcctgggcacctttggctcggttaaactacccgttcgggtcgggtaagttacctgggaggaaaacttcctgggctgttcgcaGTGGACTTAAAAcgggtaagttacccattggcttggttagtttacccaaattaagtcaAATGCGAACAGGGCTGAAGCAAATCATTGTAACATACAgcattcaaatctaactcacaaatagcatatttaatagagctgctaaaggaATAAAACCTCTGTGTCAGTTAGAACAATTTTGTAGtacgatttgttttttttaatgttaccAGCTGAAACACATTGACCATTTTATGGCTATTGTCTgtgattttactttttgttgaGCAGTTTTAGGAAACTGAGCCTCCTTTCCAGTGTTACAGGCCAATTTTTCATGAAGATGTTTGAAGCTCACAAAAAAATCCTTAGCACTGAATAACTtcgcttagcaaaaacaggttaccagccaaaatacaatgtattgtattgtatattccTGGTGCCCtgtttcctgcttagcagcaGGATTTTCAAAGCCTGTTTTTTTCGCTAAATAAAAGGGTTATGAAATTGGTATTGACTTTTAAAATACAGTCATTCATACAGAATTTCCAGAGAACATGCACACTTTGAGTGGCCCAATATTTTTCTGTGATAACTGTACTTGTCATTTTCTAGCATTTCGTCTGTTGAAAACTATTTTACATACTTACTTTTataatcaataaaataataacaatcatTGACTTTTAAAATCAATCAACaggtaaaggccgagtcacacttcAGCGATTACGAAACgctaacgatcacgacgcaaagagaatgcactCTATTGATTGAATTGCTCCACACAGAATGCatacacgctcattcaaccaattgaatgcgttctctttgtgacgtgatcgttatcgctgcagtgtgactcgaaCTTAATAGTTGAacattttagtattttttttcaacaaggcAATGTTTCAATATAAAATAGGGTACTGTATTTACAGTCATGCACAACTAAATTTTATACATAATTTACATACAATTTACATAATTAACAATCTCATTCGTTTTTTGTTAAACTATTATCATTGACAGGCTCTTCACATAACAAAACAACAGAAACATGCCTAGCCTAcagaacccaatttcatagagctgctttttaagcacaaaatattgctgaacaaatttctgcttagcagatatgagcaggatacaagccacagattgtacatgtgacatggtagtttggctggtacccGTATTCTGTttagcataactttgttgtgctaagctactttcaGAGCTTACATATAAATAGCtctatgaatttttttttttcacacactgtacatgtaagcagctcaatgaaattgccatcccttacaaaaaaaagtaccaaGGTTATTTTGCTCTCTGCTAAGTACCTCTGCTAAGACTAAAAATGTTCAACTGAGGGTTAAACACTCAAAAGCCAATGACCGTAGCATGACCCAAACATATTTGTTACCAGTCGCTACCCCCTTCCCACTATTTTAGTTTGGTACAATTTATTTGGTAATTGATGATACATCTCCATGTGAAACAACCAAACgttgttaaaaaacatttgcaatACTCCAAACCGGTTCCAAGAAAACATGTCTAAGAGACACTGTCAATAACTTTATGGGGAACAAGTCTCAAAAATATCACATTCAAACCATAACTTTTGTAAAATGCAACATACTTTGTACCATCTCAGTAAAACTGAAATGAGATCTACtgtacaaattttatttttttaaacctaatCAACTGCCATGCACAAACAATTAATTctcatcagaaaaaaaaagatgtccACCAAACTGACATTTCTTTTGTAATAAATTCTGAGCAGCATATTTTCCTTTACAGATTGATCAAAGAAGCCAAGGGTCCTTCCCTGAATTTTgtgacaaatttgaaaaatgtggTCACCATCCAAAACGTGGCATTGTATCATGCATTATGTAgcatttttgcaaatttttcaaacaattttttttaaccgaCCTTGGTGCTGACATAGTGCTGTTAAAACCACGGtaattaaaattacaaaaatctTTCTTTCGTACAatcagaaaaacaattttttaatctGAAAGTTTATAAAGAATAAAGGCGATACTGGTTTGAATTATCCTTAGACAttagatgttcaggctaccccACCCCAAGCTAAAGACGCTTACTTTCACGTGGAGGGGTCATAATCCAACTCCACACTGTTACTATAAGGTATCGACAACGAGTCGTTAATATTCTCAAGCATGCGCTCGTCTGTCGCTGGTTCCCTGATCTCTGGAAACGGATTCACTTGGTTCAGATCAACCTCTGGGATTTCTAAACTCGCGGGGTCAAAGTCCTGCATGCTAGTCAGTAGCTCCATCGCACTAACACCTGAAGACTCCAAATTGGCAAGATTCTCATCACTGAGAAGATGCAGAAGTTGTTCCGGAAAAGTCATAACGGGTTCCGCAGAGGGCTCTTCAGGATCGGTAAAGTGTGTATAATTGACTGGCATGTTTGACGTGTTATCTTCCATCGGACCAGTGGGAAATTGCATCTGGCTTGCCTCGTTGATCAGCATCGCCGTAGGAGTATTTGGAAACGGCAACGCCATGCTAGTGTCTGTTATGGTGGGTAGTCTGAAGGTAAAAGGTTCTCCAGTTGTGACTGTAGCTGCCGGTTCACGCTGTGTCACTGTGCCAAAGGTCGTATTGGAGCTGTGACTGTAGACTGTCGATGACGATGTACCTGCTTCGTTCCCTTGGACCCTTCTGCCTGCGTGTGCATATTCCCGTGGTGGTTGCCTGATATCATGAGAATCTGTAGCCAGAGAACAAGAATAACAACGTTAAAGAATATTCAATTTAATCAGATGTGATGACTGGAGACCACAAGTATTCAACCTTAGGAAACCAAACCCAACGACCAAAAAAGATAATTGTTCAGCACAAAATTATCGGGAAAAAGTAAATGAAAATGTAATGAACATGGCTgcaatttttaaatagtaagCTGTTTCCTAGAGTGAAACTTTCCCTCTTCATAGCAAATATGTTTGCATAGTAGCACCATGACACAAGCCCTATCCTATGGTGCGTTTACACGGTcataaccaataattgtttagttgaacttgccattggttAATCACTGTCCATtgactgaaacagttattggttgcGACTGCGAAAACGCATCCCTGATGTCAAGTTTGAAATAATGTACTGTCATCCTCTGCCTATAGAGTTTGGCTTCAAGATATATCAGAAAACCTGTGGGAAATGTCTTGagctttgttttgtgtttttttttaaaaattttggcAAGAAATTGTGAAGTTCTGTACTCAACTTTGTATGGAAAAACAAGACAATTTACAATACATTACGTACCAGCGTATGGCAGCATTGGAGCTGGCAGATGgcaaagaaattaaaaacaagCATGCAACAATTGCGAGCCTTTAACACTTCTCGACTTAATTTGGATTTGAATAAAGTTAAATTAATGACCCAGAGCAGGACTTGCATccatgacctccggattaacgtacaagcactctaccaactgaactatccgccctatgttggtggtctccctattaaTCTAAATCATTGTTAAAGGGTGCCAGTCATATTAACTGGACAATCACAGAGTACCCACAAAAAACAGCAAACTCAAAGCGGCTGTACTCACCTGTaggttgtttgttgtttatcttAGTGCGTAATTTCTGTTTTACATTCGGCTCACCCATGCCACGCACAGCCAGAGACATACTTGTAAGCATAGTCTGCTGCTGTGTTGTGGTAAAGGAGCACCCACCATGCAGTGGAACTTGATCACCAGGTTCTCCTATTGGTGGAAGTTCAAGATGgggttttaaaaatgtcaatcttaacaaatatttattcaCCCTCGCTATGAATGGACCTTATGCACATTAacagaccgtattgaatatccCCTTTGAAAGTCGCcgtcttgtagggcaaaccgtatgcacGTGTAAACGCGTGCATCAAAGAAACATGCAGCACGCAGCGTGCCCGGTTTGATTTCTGCAGCACCAGCACGCACCCACACACGCACACGCTCAAAGACGCCATGTTGTACGGCAGATacttgaacggtgacgtcatatccAATACggtcaatagacctttatcacaatgcagccatcttgaatttctcccattgatatcaatgttaccaaacagAGACTGGAAGAACaagaaataataacaataataaccaattcttatatagcctctttcacaataaccgtatcaatgtgctttacattagtgccctggtcatagggccaataacatcccttttttaatgattctcagctccctttggagtatacaacctgggcaacagtttatatcgctccaaaggctttttcattcacaatatcaaactctaccctcgcaggtaccaatttttacccctgggtgaagagaaccaattatagtaaagaatcttgctcaaggacacaagtgtcacaaactAGAATGGTTCTTaattgcaagatgattattagcattcattattgttatttgatacaaggaacatgaccaagatggaggcatcatgataaaggtcaatcatagagttatatataagaactagagagcgcactggcctaaatacgcgccccggcatgcgcttatgccgccattttctaagttgacaaaactagcatctcacagcgtgtgtttgtgaggccattttgtaagttgaacaaacagcatcgcgtgagcattcaaaaaaaaaaacctcaaacgtgtatttcatattcaacgcgcgtgcagaatgacgcgcttgtcatcttacggtcccgtggcgtttgtgcacgaagcatcactcatgcgccctctagttcttatatataactctatgaggtCAATAGAAGCAGTCAAAAGATTGGAGACTGGTCTCTGTCTTTATTCCCAAGGGTAAAGACAGGTAATGGTCTCACATGCCCAATGTTATCAGTGCGACAACTTGCAGTGACATGAAGCTTTTAATTTCTACGTTATGATTGGTCtgctctgaagtggcgtagtgtGTCAGATACATACACCAGCAGTAAACTGAACATTCGATTTTCTGCTACTGCATGTGCAtaatatttgtatatcaaatGTAATGTATAAAGAAGGTTGCTCAATGGCCCATATAGATAGTGCATTGTTGCATTTACAATGCATAAGGGTCTATCTTCTTAATGCTGCAAATATTTGTGCCGCCCATTGCCAAAAAACTGTGCGGTACCATCAAATTGGGCCACTGCAGTGAATCCAACACTGAGAGTGATAACAAAAATGGTCAGCATACTTACGCTTTATTTGTGTAGGCTCTCCAAAGAATCTTGTAAAATGTGGTGACTTTTTCCTTCTTTTAGCTTCCACTCCGTCAGCATCTAAGATTACCcacaaaaatgaaatgaatgtaCAAAGAAGGTTCAGAAATTATAATTTACCCTCCTACTCGCCATTGATTGAGCTGCGCCACAAACAATTTTCAGATCCAATTTACAAACATCATCATGTACGCTTAATGCCGTTGTCCAGTCTGTTCTGGGTTTAACAACAGTTTAAAAACCTTTGATATATTGCTGTATAGCAATTACATGTAACAATCGCTGTGCCAATgataaataaaaagtgtttaagAGGCCACTCATTTGTgtataattattacaaaacaccCAGACATGGttgtattgatttgtttttgaaaatttttttttatacaattgtttgcaaaaaataacataaaaaagcAACTTGGTATAGTTTTAGAAACGTGTAAACTATGTTACCATGGGGAACATTGGCAGAATTCAATTCAGGTCATGATCTTTTATTTAATATCTGGCCAGCTGTTTGAGGCTGCTATGGTCACTAAAGGGTTAATTCATTAATCCATTACAATTGGCATACCTTCATCGATTGGTTTGTAGATGAACTCCATTGGCTCACTCATTTCTCCATCGCTAACTCTTTTCAGCTTAAATTGCACTGTGACAGGGCGTTGGATCTGTTGATCTCTGTACTTAGGCGTTCGGCAGACGATGGCAACCTACATGTGACACCAGCAATgaagaataataattattattttttttgtttacccatacaccgatgtgtgttagcactgtatactcagtactttcctgagtcctattaaaaaatatcacaggcatattacttgggtgggattcgaacctacgacccttgcaattaattttgttttttacccatacaccgatgtgtgttagcactgtatactcagtactttccccgagtcctgttaaaaaatatcacaggcatgttacttgggtgggattcgaacctacgacccttgcaattctagagcagtgtcttaccaactagactaccgaggttgcccggtagctagaggcagttcgaatcctatgttttggcagcgggtaccactgagtatacagtgctaacacacattggtgtatgggtaaaaaaaaaaaaaaaaattaatattctttatctccgataacatctattataagaaTAATTATGCCAATCACATTAAATATCCTGACGTTTCGAAAGAAACctgtctttctcgaaagctacataacaaacacaacaaacgAAAGAAAGCAgaggaagactctgctaaggttgaaacgtcaggccattaactattttgtttgtatttataccATAAatctttttggttggtaagcagtttgcaacagctaatttcgATTTCTCAAATATATTAAACAACAACTATATCAACTGTCTTCCAGTTACCAAGCAATCTCGGTGGACTAGTGGCGAAGGTCAAGGATTCAAATCCCACCAGAGaaatatgcctgtgttttttttttcagcagttGGTAAAGTACTGAGGAAACAGTTCTGTAAACAAATCAGTGTTTGGGTAAAATCATAACAACCCTCACCCCCAGTGCAATTTTCCCCACATCAATTACTCCATGGTAACCCAACACCCAAATGTTTGGAGACGCCTATTGGGATACAACAACAAATTGCCAGACATCTTTGTCTTGCTCCCTGTGTGTCATAGCAAAAATTAATAGGGAATCTCATCACATGTTCCCGACTAATTTGCCTGGATAGACACATCCATAAGCATAGGCTGCCATAGAAAACAACCTTAGCCAAAGCTTACATGGCTTAGGTTGGTTTTTCAttcatttgaacaaaacaaaacaaaacccgaCTGTACCTGTCTATGAATGTCACTGGGTCCAAATATAGCCTTGCTCTCCCAATCATTGTGAAAGAAGACAACCTGAATGTCATCTGCAGCAGATGacaggagaaaaaaaatgaggATGAAGTCATTCAACTACAATGTTACTACACTACACTGTTCCAAATGTTACACCAAATCCATActgaaagttaaaggaacacgttgccttggatcggacgagttggtctataaaaactgtttgttggaaagatgttgtaaaagtagtatacaatgatccacacaaatgtgcctcgaaattgcgtggttttccccttactttgcaaactaacacggtcggccatttgactcccataaatgattgaccgtgttagtcaacgaagtagaaggaaaaccgtgcattttcgaggcatgtttgtgtggatcattgtattctacttttacaacatctttctacccaaaagcattttataaaaaaacggttacaacgcttttcaaagaccaactcgaccgattcaaggcaacgtgttcctttaagtttcaaaCTAATCACATGCATCAAGTCTTGGATACATGTGTGTGTAGCTCAACATTTTCGTTCCACTGGAGTGCTTCTCCAGTTTGGGCGAGTCGCACTCAACTCAAAGGTTCTTATCCCACCTATTCTTAACAACCATTTAAGATTGAGATGGCATTAGCCGACCTTTgaatatgttttctttttatcagTATACCTACATGTCTAAAaactggttcatacttcctgcgaatgcgacaGCGATACGAATTGACGCGAATTTGGCGCCAaaactctgttttcgctgcgatattcgcaagagagttgagcacaactcaactgctgCGAGTTATCTGTtgcgattttgtgacgtcaacatttgtatcgcatttgcatttgcagaaAGTTCTAACGGGGCTTATTtgggaatgggggggggggggtggtgacaATTGGAAGCAATCTCCCTTAACACTAGTCCAATGGCCAAAAGGACCACTTGAACTTCACTCGTAGTCCGGCGGGCTACTTCGGtattgaaaagcatccctatttaCATGTGATATGAAGTAGGGACTACCTTTTTGAACTTTGTCACACAGAATGAAAATCTCATCACCGCCTTTGACAGATCCGTTGTTCCGATCAACTCGGGATATATTCAACGATGCTCCCTCTGCagagataaaataaataaacagggtAATTTGAAGAGGGGAAAAATCAATCGACTTCAAACATAGAATTGGCTGCAAAAAAATGACACAGAAGTAACAAGATCATCTCCCAGTACTCTACATGACTTTAAGTGATTGAAAAGCGATACAAAAAAACTACACAGAAGTACAAGATCATCTCCCAGTAGTCTACATGACTTTAAGTGATTGAAAGgcctaaatttaaaaaaaagttcaatgTAAACCTTCATCTTTATCAACTTGATACATCCCTTCCCAAGGTGAAACATTGACTTGGTTGTGATCTCTGGTTATATGGCAGTCTCTGGTTGAATGCTTCtaactgacccccccccccccaaccccccaaaaaaaacctgGAAGAGCGCCGGCGTGTTCTTTCAAAAGAtcaaaggttcaaatcctgttccaGTAAATGTCCCAGTAAATGTTTCAGTaaatcagtttcctttgtgttttatttcttgTAACTTTTGTAAATGGTACTATGTCATTccaattatatttatttatttctatacttcatgaaaacagtacaaatagtgttttttttaaggaataaccaaACCACGAAGCTATTTAACACATAACCACTCACTTTTATCAAATATTGGTTGGGACACCTGCGGTGAAAGTGGTACTGTAAACTGTCCTGGGTGTTGGGCATCAGGCAGGAATGCTTGGAAGCACAGACACACGACGTTCATCTCGTAGTCTTGCCCCCGGGCGGTCGTGCTCCGACTGCTGCCACCTCTTGGCATTGCTTTGAACTGATCGAAGGGATCCACGCCGAGTATCTGCCTGGACTCCAGGGCAGAGGGAATGTCTTTCTTTTTAGCACACTGTATTCCAAGATTTGGAAAACTGCAACAGAAGGGAACATGAcaatcaataatttgttttatataactcaCACATAGATagtttgtcatttgattggtgaaaCATGCAACATACGGGACTGCCAACATTAGGGTTAGATAGTCCAGACCTGCACTTTAATCTGAAGGTCGCAGGTTCTAATTCGGCTCTAGTACAATTTGTATTGTACAGCCCAAGTcctgtactttcccgagtcctgtgaaaaaaaatcacaggcattttactcgagtgggattcgaacccacgacccttgcaattctagagcagtgtcataccaactagaccaccgagattgcccggtagctggaggcagtttgaatcctatgtattagcagcgggtactgcaaacgatttaatagatgttcaaaaaaaattaatattctttatccccgatgcaattttaacatctaATAAATCAGTTGCGATTCGTTTGTgcaagtggaacgcacccctgacTGCCAAATGATTCCTGATTCTACTTTACACACTCACCTGAATACCATCTTGTCATTCGGTTCCACAATCTTGGAGCACAAACCGTTCTCGCAGAGTTTGCCAACGAGACCATTTGGATGAAGCTGGTGTGGAGTGTTTCTTGTCACTAGTGATACCACAAGCTTGACTCTCCCCTTGTACCCATGTATCTGTTAAAAGACACACAAATTAAGTTGCTTGTTTAGCCATGCAAGACAAAGGTTGATTAAGTTTTGCATATATAGATATATACACAATGAACTCTTTGGTCACAATCAATGTACAATATTATGTTTGCTTTACCAGTTTACCCATGTATATAAATAGGGTCATTCTCTGTCAAATGATCCCCTTAACTGGgattttaaaccctaccctcttcttGGTATGAACTTACGGTGAAAAATTACCCCCATGCTTTTCCATAATATCACCAAATAAGAAACATAATAttctttgcttttttttcaaactcTTCTAAAAGTTGCCATACTTAAAGCAAATGTGATATAACATCGATGGACTTTACAATACATTTGATTTTAAAGTCAAATCCTGACATTGatcaaagaagaagaagaagttatTATACTCATATGTTGagtataggatttgaactgcctctagctaccgggaaatctcggtagtctag encodes:
- the LOC139946044 gene encoding proto-oncogene c-Rel-like; translated protein: MSAGRGQDFQDDPMRSIESSNSFSLDNVEPGLLAHRTNLPSTSNRGATNDPSEMDRALEAMLLKNDTIEPSLEITEQPKQRDLRFRYECEGRSAGSLLADRSNDRKIYPTVKIHGYKGRVKLVVSLVTRNTPHQLHPNGLVGKLCENGLCSKIVEPNDKMVFSFPNLGIQCAKKKDIPSALESRQILGVDPFDQFKAMPRGGSSRSTTARGQDYEMNVVCLCFQAFLPDAQHPGQFTVPLSPQVSQPIFDKKGASLNISRVDRNNGSVKGGDEIFILCDKVQKDDIQVVFFHNDWESKAIFGPSDIHRQVAIVCRTPKYRDQQIQRPVTVQFKLKRVSDGEMSEPMEFIYKPIDEDADGVEAKRRKKSPHFTRFFGEPTQIKREPGDQVPLHGGCSFTTTQQQTMLTSMSLAVRGMGEPNVKQKLRTKINNKQPTDSHDIRQPPREYAHAGRRVQGNEAGTSSSTVYSHSSNTTFGTVTQREPAATVTTGEPFTFRLPTITDTSMALPFPNTPTAMLINEASQMQFPTGPMEDNTSNMPVNYTHFTDPEEPSAEPVMTFPEQLLHLLSDENLANLESSGVSAMELLTSMQDFDPASLEIPEVDLNQVNPFPEIREPATDERMLENINDSLSIPYSNSVELDYDPST